From the Chiroxiphia lanceolata isolate bChiLan1 chromosome 6, bChiLan1.pri, whole genome shotgun sequence genome, the window TTAGAGTCATAAAATTATCATTCTACACAGAATAACTACTTAGTATTAATATCTATATAACAACTGCTGTTTCAGCGTACAACgcaaaagtaaaacaaatcagCCACAGTCCCCTGCCCTTAGAAAAATTGTTGTTACAGCTAAATCAAGTAAAAGCAAAGCTCTGAGAAGACTAAGGAAAGTTCAGATAAAGCATGTGTGATAAGCCATCCTGAGGTCTTGTAACACTTGTGATAAAGCCTACAGACTGTTCCTAGCAATAGCAATACAGTTGCAGCAGTGTTATTAGTATTACTGGTCTACATATTGTTTATTAACTTCCAATTCTGGATTAATATTTGTATATTGTAAATTTGTATGTTGCGTATTGTATGTAACGGCAAAGGTAAAATTTTCCAGAAAAGGCATGGGAAGGAAGCAGGAATACTGCTGACTAAAAAACAAGCTATTGCACCTGAAAGCATTAGTAAGTTTTTATGAGCCCAGTTCATAGTCCACACACATTCAGTTTAGACACACTGGGTGTGTACGCTGCAAACAAGGTCACAAAACCTTGATACTGGAATTACTGTATGACAGTTGAATTGAAGGCATAATAGCATAAGGATGACTCCTGACTTTATAGATTATTTCAAGGAAGTGGGGAATATTAAGCATCTTCCAATAGATGGTCTATAAGTATAGAACAGGACAATTATTTGAGGGTTTGTCTAGTCACAGAATAGAAACTATTTAAAGCAGTGTCAGGTCATCTGTTTAAAGTATATATTCATGGTAGAAAGAAATGAACATTTGGctttcaaaaagtaattttaattgattttttcaTCAGTACAGTCCAGTATGTTATTCAGAAATGGCTTCTTTCAGTAAATGGATTGTGAATCAATAGTAGATATAAATAAAGCAGTACAAAGGGCACAATATTCAACAAGCTGCCAATCGTTGGAGCAGAAGACAGCAGAAATCAGTATTCCAAGATggttacaaaaataaatcagaaatggGCAGATAATGCAAAAATATCCACCTTGTAACAGAAATTCTAGAGTTCTGTCTGGTCCTAAGAACAACCAAAATATATATTCGATTTTATGTGCTTTATATGAGAGATAGTATGAGGTGGAGTTTTGTTTGAAGTCTGTTTTTCACTAAACATTTTCAAACCTATCCCTCTTAGAACTCACAGAGTTCTTGAAATATAGGGAATGAATTGCCAGGCTGCCAAAGATCTTTctggagacaggaaaaaaatttaaaactgcagACTTCGTATTATACCTCAAAGGACAAATTCTTGAGATATATTAAATACCCACAATTCCTGTAAAGTCTGTGAAAGTCCTGTAAAGTCAGCACTTTTTAGGATTTGACTtccaaaagaaagaggaataaaaatgttttaccaCACACACAGATTAAAATGAATTTCTATTAGTTATTCGCATCAGGACAATCTTAGTTAAATGTTGCTAGTAGGAACTGAGAACATAACTCATATTGTGTCTATCACAACTGTTAATTATTAATGAATAAACATATCATTTGGGACCTAATAGCTAATATTTCCAGGCCATTTGTGTAAATGGTTTCTTTCAACTCTGAGAGTGTCAGTTGCCAGGAATTCAACATCCTTatgtattttgtaattattaatCATATATTATGTAATCcgaaaaaaatctcattactCTCTTATCAAAACTACAAGCTTTGTATCTGttcaaaaaaatgtaattctcATGACATAGTTTGAGTCTGCAGATTACACAATcagtaatgtttttttaaaaaataaaaataaggataGAATTTTGTAACTACTGACCTACAAGTTAGGATTGTACAAGCTGGCAACCCCATCATCCATGAGGTTTtaggtcttttccaaaataatttgttatttaaatgGCAATTTTGGATAATTACTGCAAACCATATAAATGTCTAATTTCACTTTGAATCCTTCTAAGCCATAATGCTGCAGTAAGAAACTTGACTCACAGGATAAGCATATTTGAATCAGTTTTGAATTTGCCACATTTTAATATAGCTGTTCTGTTCTTACTGCCTTACAAGAGAGAACTTCCCATTATAGCTTCTTAACCCCATCTGTTAATAATGTTTATAACAGTACTGTAGAGGGGGTCAGCTGGGAATGGGGCCCCAAATGTACCAACACTGTCTATAAAACAAAAACTAGTCTCTGCCTGGCAGATTCAATAGACGAAAAGCCTGAAGGAAGCAATAGGGGCAGTGGGAACAATGAGATGGCTGCATACAATGTACCAtctttacttttgttttcatttgaatgtttctgttcttttcctgaggCTCTGTTATGAAAGAATTGAGTAGACAGCAAGACCGCAGTAACAAGGACACAGACCAAGCTATAGCAAGCAGCCTATCAAAACACATCAGAGATTTCAGAACGCAAACTTCAAGAAAGCAATTCAGTGGTACTGCTGGTTTCTTGATGTGCCTCACTTATTCTTCCCTACATAGCCCATGATCAGCCCAGTACTACCTTAAGTCTTCCACCCCTACACACTCTCGATGAGGAGGATGGACTTTCTTATTCAGTACCTACTCTCTAAAAGGCTAAAAATTCAgtgattttgtgttttctatATATTGGCTAGTTAGAAAGCATTGCCATTTTATagttagaaaacagaaaggcaAAAACTGACTCAGGAAATCTGGAAACATAAGTACATTTACAGTATTCTTTTTTCTAATCTATAAACCACTTACTCAAGCTATACATGaaatacttcattattttttagtaAGAAATGAATGCATTACCCCATTCTTGTTAATAAACCTTTCAAATTATTGGATCAATATTAACAATTATTTTGAGCACACTTCAGATGCATATGAGCATAAAATGCATACTCATTATAGCAAAGCAGTCTCAGGCATCCTTGTATTCAATGGCATTGGCAACACCAGTACAGACGAGTGAAAGCCCTTTTTACACTGTATCTATCTCCCAAAGCATTCAAGCACATTAATGCttaggagaggaggaaaaaaagacaccaGTACTGTACCTGagatacaatttattttttcaaaattcaatCAGATGAGTGTAAGGTCCATTTGTATCCAGTTTTAACACCTGCCTGTTTCCGTATGTGCCATGCTTGACATGAACACCTGCTTCCATGCATTTGGAATTGGCAGCCAGCTCTTTTTCACACAAAGTCACGAACTGAGAATAAAGTTCcaaccctttttctttttcaatgttTGCATGGTACTGCATCTTTCTTCCCTTTGGTTTACCGCCTAGGGTAGCTTGAGGTATGATAAGTACATCGCCTGGTAAATCAAGAACAGAAACGAACTCgccattttcattttcacttaaTTTAACATTCAACAGCATATtgactgcaaataaaaataaaataagagttAGTATAACTGAAGTAAATTAAACAGGACATCATAAACAagattcaaaaaatattttgatgtgtGACAAACTACTCAAGTAAAAGAAACTGTTTATTAACTAAATGAAACATGGACAGTCAATAAATACTATTAACCAACTAATATGTCTGAGTATTGTGAGGAATGTTAAGGATATGTATATTAACATCAGATGtctaaagttttatttttgggggaAGTGATTTGCTATCTAAAATCCTCAAGTAGATTCTAGTTTGACACCCCCAAAAGAACCCAGAGAAGGGTGCACATAATGGCCCTTACTAAATTTTCTGATACTCAAATAGGCAGCATGTGCACAACACTACACATTGTAGGAGACAACACCATCCTCAGTGCACTTTGGAGAGCTTTGTGCCCTGACTGTCTTTTCACACTGGTTGGAGTAGTTTGCAGCAGGACCCAGCAATGATCTGTGCTGAAGGCACAGCTCCACAGTTCGGTCTCAAATAGAGTGAGAGTCCTTCAGCATTCCACTTAGAGATGTGCAGGGGCCAGTTTGTCTTTTGAGAAAGGAAGTGGGCAGGAAGGTCAGATGCAATTTGCCttataaaccagaaaatataAACTTGCAAATAAAATCAATGCATTTACGTTTACTAACATTacattttccatgtttctatAACAAATCAAATCATTACCCCAAAACTTCCTCAAACTCTGTAAAAGCTGTGAGGATACTAGTTATGCCTCCATGTTTAATGTTGTTCAAATCAAAAAGAGCTGAGTTGTAATTCAGGAACCAAAACCACGCATTTAAACagattcaaaatatatttaggaACAACATGCTGTAAACCAGGCACTCGAGGAGGATGGTCATAGATGAATCTCCTCATAGGAAACagaactttctttttctggccTGTTTCAGCTGCCCCACAGCTGGAAATGTAATTATTCTCAAGTAACATTCTCATGAAACTCTCACAAGCgcaaaataaattttcacaTAGATTTATATACACCCAAATATTTCAACTTTATTTAGCATCTCAGAAAGACTGTGCCCTCCAAAACTAAGGAGAATCCCACAGCACCTCCTCTCAGCATTTTCAATAGCACCTGTACTTGTGCACTGCTGGGCCCGGCCATTAGCCTGGAATAGACTATCATTACACAACCTTTTGCCAAATCACTAATATCAGCCagccacagaaaagaaaaggggtATTTTTATCTGGAATACATGGCATCACATATTTTTCCAGGTGATCCAGTGCTACTgatggaggaaaggagggagaagaaatgaCATAAAAGcgggaaaaaaatcccaacaacaaaccaaaaacaaacaaaaaaaatcaagccaaaACAGCAGTGGGTGAAGACAGAAATCACTACCATTTGACCTGATCCACAGCATCTTCTCTGCTTTTATGTAAATGTTAAGATGCATGTGGAAAAGAGGGCAAGAACTGCAGATATTGCTGTTATCACTTTTGAACCAGAAAACTGCACTAAAAAGGCTAATAGTGTATATAGTACTACTGAAATGAGATGAGAAGGACACTGTCTAGTCATCCACCCAGCTCCCTCTACTGGTTGTAATCTTAAATATTCTGCACATACAGTGTGACCAGGGTCAAAAAACTTAGCAAATCAAGCCATGAACTATTTGAAATTCAGTTCTATCCTGGACTGAACCTGTTGCCTGATACATGTAATATGTTAAATAGCAGGTgcagcattttctctgtttcctagAAGGTTATCATCATGGGAATAGATTTTCTAAGTTAGTCCTGAGCAGACAGACAGAGTGAGAGGCAAGGATAACTGTCAAAAGAAACAAGACAGACCAAACTGTTCTTTTAGGCAGGTGACTGATTTAGAATGATGCCATCTCATGGCTTCTTGACTTCTACTTGTCCAAATAGttgctgccttctctgcctctactgcttttcttctttttcaaatacaagAATTTAGAAGGGTTATATCGTACCGATTCTTGGAATGAGATCCTCATCAGCATCTTTGAAGAAGCATATGTAGATAACAAGCCCTCTTTGGATCTATAAAAGATTACAGAAACCTATGTCAATATTTCTCATTGTCCACAATGCATACTTACAAAAACTGGtatcaaaaatcaaaaaacaacaCGACAAAAAAAGGTTACGAGAataattttagttattttgtaTAGCTTCAGACATTAAGTTTACATGCTCTGGAAGCTTATAAGGTATATACTGATTATCTGCACAATGCTTCTACATACAAGTAAGCCAATTTATTAGGTCCATGTGATGCCAAATTTAGTTGAAATGTACAGTGTAAAGTATTAACACAGACAAGGTGACAAGATGAATTAGTGTACTTAAATCCAGCataggaaataatttcagcttttttttgcTATCAAACATAGGGCTAAAATAGTTTTCAAGTTTATTTCCAATTATGAAGCATAACAAACACCACAGGACTTGTCAGTGAACTGAATTTTATTCTGGTGTTAAAAGTAATCTAGCACAacataattctgaaaaaaaccacacagtcTGATAATTAAAGATATAAATACGATGACCAACATCTGTGAAGTTGTTCAGAACATTATTAAGTTGTCCAAAATATTATTCATCAGCTTGTGTAATATCTTACTGGTGAAAGAGAACCCTTCCCCTGATTGATAAATCCATAGAGTAAAGGATATGCCACTTCCTTAGCATTCAGAGAGACTACTTGTAAGAACTATGTAGGTGAGGGAAGAATTAGGTCTGTACTGAATAGAAAGCATAAGAAAATTCTTGTGTggcttttctgttctcttggTTAGTTCTCAAGGTATGCATGTGCAATAACCTGTGCTTTATTAAGACAAACTGGTAGGCTCTGCAGTCAATGCAGAAGTACACCTGAATGGTTTaacttcttcaggaaaaaacccccgAAAGGCATACAATATCCACAGACatacaatatataaaaaaacctccCCACTGCTTTGTCACGAATGAGtatcttaatatttttgttacaaGAAATATAGATGTCAGCTTACAAAATACCACTGAAGAGATGTGAAATAGATTGGGACAGGAAGGAGTCACTAATCAACATTATCAAAGCAAAAAGATAGGAAATGTGAAGAGTTTCTAAAAAATACcgttatttaatttttcctctcttttatttgtttttctttgcccttTTCTCTAAAAGATAAAGGTTTTTGGTTAAGAAAACTTAGCTATACACATAAGATTTTATCCCTTTGTTATTGCAGAGATTAAACAAAATGCTCACAGCAATGGCTAAGAAAAGCTATGCTTTCTCAACTATGTTTTTAGTGACTAACTTCTGAAAAAAGAGAATGCTCTTTGTAGTCAAAATGTCACATGCTGAGAAACTTTCAAACGCTTTAAATGGCTCCTTTCAAAACTCATTTTGACCACTAGAGAATATTATACATGTTCCCAAATGACTGCCATATTTCATAAACACTGTAACAAATTTGATGGCCTGAACCTCAAATGACGTTTCAAACCATCTGCTCAAAGAGAGAAATGCAGGCTGCCAAACATTATACATCCTTACATGTTTAGCTAAATATTAACTCCAGAAACAGACCAGGGTGAGGATATTAATAGATAATAACAATGCACACATACCTACTAATTAATATGTTTGTGATAAAATAGGCCAAATGCATTTACATTGTACACTTCTGACCATGGCATTAGAAATAAGTGATGCCATGATATAGCATgcatcacagaaaataattttatttctgggaCTTGTGACAGTCTTTTTTTTGCACAGTCTCACAGAAGTAACAATATTCTGCAAACATCTCATTTAaagagacaaaagagaaaataaagtgacCCCTGCAAGTCCTATGGCCCGACAGCTAAAGATTAAGTTACAACATTCATCATTTTTCCAACTTCTATCATTATATGATGCCTGGTTTTGAATATCCAATTTATCACAAGATGAAACATGCATATTGAGGAAAATTAGAGATACAGGAGGTTAAATGAAAAGACAATTCAGAGACTAGTTAAAGGTTCCAGAGGATGTTTCTATTTCTATTGCATGTTTATGGTCTTCTAGACCATTTCTCAACCATGACATAGTTAAAAACCATTCAAGTATTTGTAAGCTGAAACTTATGGTTTCAACTATGACTGAAAACTGTGGTTGAACACTGTTTTCAACACATGTGCAGCCATGTTTTAACCTCTTGTTAGGTCTTACTCTGTTCTTACTCTGTTTCTTAATTCAATAGAAGGAGTAAAATGGAATGACATTACAAGAGCAAACCTAATAATGTGTATCAGTCTGATCTTGTATCAGTGTTTCAGGTGTCCTGAGACTTTTGCTCATCACCAATGTAAGGAACGGTGTAAGGATAGGTGCAATTGTGCAGAATTTTTAACGGAAAGCCAGAACTTGTTTCGCTTAGGAAGACTGCAGAATGCCTTCTCAAACaggttagatttttttttttccttccttcagcatttcagagaaagttgCAGGGAGAAGTTGGGAGcaagctctctctctctctggtatGCAGAGAGATAACATGTTTGCACACATGTACAAGGCGTCCTAGGGCCAGAGGTGAggtggggagaagagagagaagatagAAAAAGCCTTGGAGAAGGTGGGGCATTGCCTTTTTTTACCCTGGGGCCCAGTGTGTGCGGCATCGTTAAGTAGTCgtccttgcatctgaaataaacctttttttttaatccttccgctgccttggcattcttggAAAGAATAGCTGTGTATGTGTTACCTTACAAATTGGAACGTGTAAACCTTTTGAATCAAAGCAAAACCATTGCCACTGCTGAAGGTCCCCTGTAATCTATCTGCTCTTCATAGTACAAAAAGCCAAGTAAAATAACACAAATAAGATGGTCATATAGTCAACACACTGATGTGCAAACAGCCACTGCAAGAACTTACACAGTGACACGTAGGCAGCTGGACAGGGAAGTTGTGCTCTATGTAGATTTACTGTTATCAGTCAAGTGCCTACATAAATAAACCAGCAAAGCAAGTCACTTTGCAACACTGGCATTTATTATACAACAGTCCTAAGTAATCATCAGATCAGGCAACCTGAATTATGAAGGGTTGAAGTACCCAGCCCTTAGGCCGTACAGCCAGCCGTTGCAATGCTGCttccaaatgctgctttttagctcttttgcaggaaaaaacaaataactGACTCATTCCTCATCCTCCTTACTAAATACATCCATCTGAATTTTTCAGGATATTATtaggaaaaccaaaatatattctgtaaaatattatCTCAactctacatttatttttttttccccccaggaaaTTGCAGTGGATAATGAAAACAGAGATACTTTTAATCCTTAGAAAGCCAGTTTGTGAAACTTGCATTAATTATTCTTTGACATTTCCACTTCAAGTTTAGATTTGCTACCCTGTGGGAagatttcttcatatttcttgtATTCAGCTGCAGCAAAGAG encodes:
- the DTD2 gene encoding D-aminoacyl-tRNA deacylase 2 isoform X2, with the protein product MAAQPHNTSFPSDRVVPSFLEYTFTEAPEPWLIQRGLVIYICFFKDADEDLIPRIVNMLLNVKLSENENGEFVSVLDLPGDVLIIPQATLGGKPKGRKMQYHANIEKEKGLELYSQFVTLCEKELAANSKCMEAGVHVKHGTYGNRQVLKLDTNGPYTHLIEF
- the DTD2 gene encoding D-aminoacyl-tRNA deacylase 2 isoform X1; amino-acid sequence: MAAARPARARALLQQSLSARLQVRPPERGTEAQWVEIQRGLVIYICFFKDADEDLIPRIVNMLLNVKLSENENGEFVSVLDLPGDVLIIPQATLGGKPKGRKMQYHANIEKEKGLELYSQFVTLCEKELAANSKCMEAGVHVKHGTYGNRQVLKLDTNGPYTHLIEF